CGCTCACGTGaattttatacacaaaataactCTTTTTCGATTAAAAACCGTTTACACCTAAAACCGGTAATGTATTAACAAGTctaaagaaatgttcgattttcaaatattaatatttaaactaAATCTGATAGTTTTAATATAATGCAGAGAGTTATTGTCTAGTTACAACTCCATGATCAGTGTATACCTGATATGTCGTGCTAGTTATAGTcgatatatacatttttatgtgtttttttacaTAGCTGGTAGAGCAGCTGCATATTTGGGGGACTTTTTAGCAACAACGTTACGAAGATGTGAGTCTGCCATTACATACGGGTTGATCCGCTAAAAGAAAATAAGTGAAAACGATGTTATATAATAACACAATGATATACTTGATGCTACAGTATTAGATTAGACTACATCACTACCCACTAGATGAAAATCCTAGGTCAAACCCGCAAAAACACACCCTAGACAACTACATTAGACCATACCCTAGACAACATTATACAACCCCTTAGACTAAACCATTAGACCACAACAATAAAGGACAATTTATTCTGAGCGGTAAAGTCCAATTTACACATACGAGCGGTAGCGGTAACGGAAAATCGCGTAGCTTGTCACACGTATAATCTGTATCTACCGGGAGCGGAAATCACCCGTCCGCTCCACGTTGTGTGTATGGTCATAcggaatatatttatattactgtTACCACTCGTCTATGTAAAGTGGCATATTTTATACCACCCAATTAAATTACAGTCATTAAATTAGAGCCACTAAACCACATCATTATACCACCCAATTAAACCACACTCTTAGACCACACTCTTAGACCACACTCTTAGACCACACTCTTAAACCACACTCTTAGACCACACTCTTAAACCACACTCTTAGACCACACTCTTAAACCACACTCTTAGACCACACTCTTAAACCACACTCTTAGACCACACTCTTAAACCACACTCTTAGACCACACTCTTAAACCACACTCTTAGACCACACTCTTAAACCACACTCTTAAACCACACTCTTAGACCACACTCTTAAACCACACTCTTAAACCACACTCTTAAACCACACTCTTAGACCACACTCTTAAACCACCCAATTAAACCACACTCTTAGACCACACTCTTAAACCACACTCTTAGACCACCTCTGGACAACAAAAACTAAAACACTCTTAGACCACACTCTTATTAGACCACACCTTTTAGGTGCAATTCAGTACTACAACCacggaggtatacctccatgctacAACTACCACTAACTACAGAATGTGCTACTATAAATACATACCCTTTGTTTCAGTCCAATATTATTCCTGTTCCATGTGTTATATCCCTAAAGTATAGGAAACAAAGATTTCTGTGAATCAAGCGATCAGAAACTGAGCGAGAAACTTGTTAAAACGTGGCAGCAGAGACCACCTGAGATAGCGTTTGATAACATTGTAACAATCAAGAAAAGATAACATTCTTATAAATTAATAACGTCTGTCTTACCCGTTTGTTTATGGTCATTTGTGGTGATTTCTTCGCAACCAGAGTTGAGCGTTTTAATCCATCAATATGAAAATCACCCTACAATCACAAATAATGACCAAATTATTATACGCCTACCTCTCTTCTCcgttgtataatttattttaataatattttctatcgcaaattttctttaaaataaataggtgatatatattgataataaatttacattgacacaattttaaaatggcagGGAAGTTGTTCTGTTAAGCTTGGTTTACACTATACGCAATGACGTAGACGTAACGCAAGccaatgcccttctaataattgtgtttagtgacttgaccaatgacaaagcgattttcaatttttcaattcaattcaattcacatttatttactcatcgtttataaatataatttcatagcataaatgatggcaaagatcctgcatagagaagtttacacttctgttttcgcaggacccttttacataaaaaacataaaacaataaacacaacataatatatataaaataaaatatagcatTTCCTATttacattttagagttgttcatcatcatAAAGCGATAGTGTTTttctaacatgattatttatacatttatttttcttaaaagaagacgcaacacaatgacgtagacgcaacgtaaaacgtggttcccactaaaacgCAACgaagcgacgtatcgacgcaaaatgatgtattgcgtaatcacaagtgggaaccgactaCGCAATAGTGCTTCCAatatcgcaggtttgatttcacgcaggcggtggtaaacacaattattagaaggacattggcttacgttgcgtagattgcgttacgttgcgtcactagtgggaaccaggcttaAGCGAGTTGACTAATGACAAAGCGACAGTCTGTTTAATCAAATCACgatagcttggttcccactagagacgcaacgcaatgacgtagacgcaacgcaattcGGACTATCCATTTCTTTGATTGGTCaacaagtgggaaccaagctgtcCCATTATGACGTTACGCAACCACGTAAGCGCGACGTCAGCCATTTacccaatcacaagcgatggattggtcaattcgctctCGTCATTGCGTTAAgactctagtgggaaccaagcattatatTAGTGTGGAGGTGGGTTATTTTCGTGTTGAAATTAGGGTACTATTTAATCAATAGATTAAACCTACCAAAAACCCTTCATCCATGTCGTTATCTTTCGGAACTTCTTGATATTTATTCACAAACTGAGCTGTGTTCGGCATGTTAGGCAAACAACACTGAGatgctataaaaaaaattaagatattagaaatgttaacaattataaatgCTTTTCATATCATATCAAAGTTAGTGTGAACCAataaacaaagtgtgatgtgctcaaatatcgtagtgatatgcttaaatatagtagtgatatgacaccatcgtgtccatatatgggcacatcacatttttgtcacataaagtttgatagtgtagataaatCTTTAGACACCACATTAAAGGTCGGCTTAGTGGGGTACCTTTTTCAGGTATTAGATTTTATTCTCAGAAACAAATTTTGTTTCAACTGAATTTAATTGAACAAATGTATTCATTGATTGAATTTCCTCAAATACTGTTACCTATGTCCGTTCATAACAGATTCTTTTGTACACCAGCATTTATGGATACAAGGTTAAGTAGCCTATGTTACTCACATTGTGTACAGTCCGAAAATTCATCATTTTCGTCCCAGGATTCGGCACAGGAACACTTAAGGTTAGGATATATAACAGATTTCACAAGAGAATACCCTGTAAAAAAAGTCATAATAAAATTCAACAACACTGTACTTAATTAACACATATCACAATTTGGAGTTTTGTCTTGAACGCGTTTTGTCTTGAGTGCGTTTTGTCTTGAACGCAACGATTTGGTCGGATCGATTTAttcatgggggggggggggcgagTGTAAAATTGTCAGCTTCTTATGGCCATTGTGGATGGGTTCGAGACTCCATATTTCTCAGTTTCTACACGATtttcagtgctgtatctccacataattactataatatttgCCTAGTGTCAGAGGGATATTTGGTATTACAGCATCATTTTTATCATCACATATGGTGCCTGTATCAGGTTGGCTTAGCTTTTGTTATATGATACTATATGAAACACCATGTGTTAGTATTATCAACTATTTTCTATGATACTGGAGAACACAGAGTGTCGAGAATACGGTGCAGTCTCTTTATTACAAGATTTTTTAGACGTACCATTTCACCTAATTGTTACTATATGATGAAAAGAGACATTAAGCCTACAATAACAACAACCTACCTTTGGACAACTGTTGCCCTGGGCAGGGGTTGGGTGGAGTATCAAATCCGTGTATTCCTATTTCGGGAATGGCAACCTGTTTGTTGGCTAGTTTACCAAACTCTccaatgttttgttttccttCGCCAGCACCTCCTATAAAAATGTAGGAAAAATACGATATAAATGTTAAAGGCAGTCCTACTTAAAACTCAgatctgtccacactatcaaactagtctgaaaaaagtgtgatatggccaaataattggtagtgatatggccaaatatggtagtgatatacgtcatcgtcacatttttttatataaagtttgatagtgtacaccaTGGAGAAATGTTTccatgtgtagacagagcttaagatttaAACGAGGGACATAAAATTGGTTcacacttggacgcaacgcaacctCGATATAAGCACAACGACCAaccacaagcgacagttcagaCGATCGTTAAATTCTGGTAAAATTACCAGTGCGGCGCGCAAAAAACGGAAACAAAACTTAAGCACTAAATGAGCAGCAGTTGTGTAGATTTTGACCGGTATTATAAGGCAAGTAGATTGCatattatagtattaatttGTGAAAACATTCTAGCGTACGGTCTATGAGTGGCCTACAATGTTTCAATAAAAGCGGATTCGTGATGCGGgagaattttgtaaaatatcatAGCCTACCTGCGACATATGTATTTTCATCTCCTTTCAATTTGTTCTGTTCTGCAAGTTCTTCTCTCCGATTAAAATTAAAGTGATTAAAGCTCCACGGAAAGGATGTGACGTGGCAAACCAACGTTACAAATATAATTAGTCTCATTTCGGAAATGTTGTCGAAAAAAATCTGTAAGAAAAGGGATACATTATATATGGAATAGAGTATACAAAAACATGGTACAACATATTTGGAAATGGGGAAATTCGTGGGTAAAGGACTGGAGTCTAAATGTTACttttagtacagtaggcctattatcaagGCAATCTACCAACACGAAACTGAGCCTAGGatctcgtaacagtcctttgatcttatgtctggctgcgacaaataccaacagtactgtactatgtatatATTATCTGTGGCGCGATGTATGCTATTGATAAGGAgcatggaactgatcgtgtcgcagtcACAGCTAAATATATCTCCGGaactcagcatcctgttgttagatttccttggttattactgtattagtaaAATAGTTCATCTGAATCTGTGTATAGCGTTAGTAGAATTTTACTAATAGGGCCTACTGTTGGTAGGCTATAGgcctttttttattcattttatataatcatttatGGTGTTTagataaatcaaatttaaacgTTAAAGTATAAATATTAAGCTGCGTTGGTATTTTCAAATATCATTTCTAGACGTGGGTGAGCAATTTAAGTCGTCATTTTttctaataaataattaatttatccaTTATCTATGAAGCGTGAATTATTAATAGGATTTCCTTCAAGCCCACGTCGTACACACTGCATGCCGCGTATGCACATAAATAGATGATGTTGTTtaatattatgatgatgataatgtcgTCAGATGATCATGATGATAATGCGAATCGATGATaatagtgatgatgataatgttgttgataatgataaatatgatgatgataaagatgatgatgtggtcagatgatgatgataataaagatgatgatgatgatgaagatgattataatgataaagatgattTCTATAATAATGTATCAACGTTAAAACATGAAATACAATGTAGATACTGTAGGCTTATTACTGAACGTTTCAAATAAACACTTCcacacaatataataatactgtcgAACGTTAACAGAAACacaatgattaaaaaatacgaaatctaattattattatgatgatgatacgcTAACAATACACATAGCCTATGTCTGATACCTTTATCAAAAAGAACGataaacgataaaaatataattatgtataaaacTATGATTCTTGGGTACATACCTGTATTGTTATTGCTATAAAAGAATCTTCGTTCTACCGAATCAAGATGGCTGTACTAAGATGTATTCAATGAGAGGAGAAATGAATATACGTCAATTACTCATTTTCATATTAAGTAGTTGACGGCGATGACGTCATGACAATGCTAATGAGAAACCGTATAGTCTTCGTAGAGTGGTTGCCTAGCAACCGATGTAAATTATACGGATCGATAAATCTGCCTAGATTAAGTCTCTCCTAAAACAATTCATCCTTTTTATAAACATGTTCACgatatgtattataaaacaaataaccagaaatagaaatattataaaagTTTAAACGTATTGAATGGTATGAAATATAGTATTTAATAAAGTCACGTGAACCTCAGTCGTCCAATCAACGACTATGGAATAAGCTAGGTGTTTAGTAAGATGATGCGTGACGGCATTatagaatatataataataataatataacttgaGCCCACGCTATTAAATATAAACCTGCGCTCACATTGTAtgtcaattatttatattttttactagAATGAAATGATATGATTAAAAAGATTATCATCGATTcgcatcatcattatcatctgacgacatattattatcatcatcatctatatagaatctcggtactgattttaaaaacctgatgtaaccatgtttactaattaaattgagttagataattattgacaattaaaacgaatttaggttcaacgatttgccccaaataggggtgtttttcgatcgtggtatacactgtctaatggatgtccgtcttgaaaaatacccgaaGACAATAATatgaggatgcttcgcattttcctatctcctcctacgataattgtttttaatggctgaaaaccggttgaacagctcaagtacagcatcataatgttgaagacaggccgattttctttaaaaaaatactattttgatagattttatatacgtttatataaatgtattgatttgcgatgaatggaacattccaatctctgttacACAAGTGTCttttccctcaggcgtcgtaaaggcaagtactgtatactcataacagaaattcgatccattttttttttccaatctgtACTGCAgagtatggaacgccgtttacgcaacatttcgatgatatgaattttatgacgcgatatgtgaatgaaatgcatcgatatgaattaaaatggtgcgatatatgaatgaaatgtttttaattgaatgctttgaattgaatattttgaatgaaatgttttgaatgaaatgttttgaatgaaatgttttgaatgaaatgttttaaatgaaatgttttgaatgaaatgttttgaatgaaatgtttgaattgaattgaaaagtcaaactattggtggcgtatgtcattctcgctcgcgattattttctcaacctcttaggcctaagcctgggtaccctcatctcctttcttccacgctgcctttacagagaatcctaacagacctgggttcggaaatatgtattccaatgtttcaggtctgttaggGAGTCTCTGTAAAGGATTCATATAGATGACAGCAttgaaaggagatgagggtggGTATACCcatgcttaggcctattaagaggttgaaaaaaaatcgcgagcgggaatgacatacgccgccaatagttttacttttcaattcaattcaaacatttcattcaaaacatttaattcaaaacatttcattcaaaacatttcattcaaaacattttattcaaaacattcaattcaaaacatttcattcaaaacatttcattcaaaacattcaattcaaagcattcaattcaaaacatttcattcatatatcacgccattcaattcatatcgatgcatttcattcacatatcgcgtcataaaattcatatcatcgaaatgttgggtaaacggcgttccatagcagaggttggatataattttttgtaaacggataatgagctagcgttttcagtcgccgtttattatgtacaaatctttattattgcatttaaaccaccacatcatcacccttccctcactggcatgagtagcgttgtaaagccagtagaggataagCCTAtatacggtgcatcacatgccctaaacgcagaacaactttggtgggtagggtaggaaccaacttaattatgaattggctctaagaaacaattgaaaacaattaggcctactaattaagttgagttagacaatttaatatttattgacgattaaatcgaatttatgattttccccgaatagaggtggttttcacaaattgtttaacattatatataaacatacgtcgtagtgtatcgttacatgtactgtactatttcaatcgactacgacggtgatagtttcaacaaagtattacatcgcaatgttttactgtgtttagtggtacattatttgtaaaacatgaaaacaattaatatttcgttacaaaataaagaatatatttaaaattgttcctctttgcacccatcctcttccccatccctcaaccataatgttacatacaaaacacaaaataagtttgtttaaatctgacttttaaaacaattggtctcattttgtgacaagtttctctttcggaagtaattcccagggtgctaattttagttgagtacataaatcacagtgtctatttattcgttcctgtaaacgacatgtattattgtcctgcattattgtacatttgaaatcgccagttttttaacgctgaaatcaTTATGTATTCGAAaacgagcgaagcgagcgtaccatctagtaataataataaacaacaatcaTCATTTTttgcatatttgtattgtagggGCCCTCATGAGACAAGCTATTGGCCCGAGTTATTAtcaaataactgaataaatgaGACAAGCTATTGGCCCGAGTTATTGtcaaataactgaataaatgtgtatgaatgaATATTGATTCATGAAAAACAGGATTCGTCGCGTGGTCACTTTGCGGGGTTTTTTTTCGTCGCGCGTCAATTAAAAAATCTCCGCTTACCTGTGTATCTTTGCCAAAATCGGCCACACCACGAGATAGGATAACGTAGATATGGAAAGGGAAATGTAGGCTAAAAATGGcagtaaaacattatatttttaggCAATGTATAACTATAAGTAGCAaaaaacaggcactttccatcaatcaatacagtgtccctttggaagacgaaaaaaaaaatcagatataggccattaatcatagccatttcaggtTTTTGataggccattaatcatagccatttcagttttttgtttattttaaaacataccgcaGCGCGtgtgtacagtagttaaataataggaattatactgcaaattaataaagatcaaattaaatatacgccataaagaatcagaatatattgtggggaatagtattataaaatcaCATAgagagatttgatgataagacatttttcgcgtgaaatcccgatagctgagttttattgagtaagcttgcaggaataactgtaggctatcttcctgtgtcccgttaggaccgagatgtctgcccatgtagCCGTAccataatgtcttctttcttgggcccaccctgtcacggcagttagtttcaaaagatgattaaattaaataatgtattaataattattaggatggtattcatttgaataaacgcctctctaaaaacatcactttgaataataaccccccacccaactatctaataaacgtccatccacatatttataacaacacaattatacggtactatttgtagtagaattcaccgcactgttatctactatttaccaagcatttgttattcttttttagcacttttcatatctatatttattattagaggatttcatttgattataaatgttaccatattattaaaactacaaaatttaacatatatccctcgaataagcacctccctcaaatgacctccgcctccccaaagggccctaccaaacaataaaaactgtactttaaaatgtcattaatcatctaaaacactgtgaaacaaagtagtttagttttacaaatgtcaagcattttcaataatggtaaccgacagaaaacgtataaggagaacattatcattccgagaaccatcgtctacacttcctagagggggagcgagcgaagcgagctcaccacCCTCTAGTAAGTAGCAATTGATGAAAACCGCCGCTGATATGAATAATGCTATAGAAATGTACGCTTTAGCTTAgacaatttacacagacgagcggtaacggtaaaacggaaacaaaaatatagagtgttatttcttatattatgaccatttacaacaacaaaaagcgGAGCGGTTGAGTGGAATAGATAACAGATTATACGTGGGACATGCTATACGCTGTTTTCCGCCTACgtcataaataaacaaaaaggaAAATAGCGTCATATCTTGCGTACACAAGTAACACAGTCTTTTTAACATTCGTAAAAACCGTATTGTCAAAGACGGCCGATAGATGtggattttgtttgtttttttgcctATCTCTACATTCGGGTAATGTAGATTTCAACGGGGTAGGCCTAATTATCGTTTTCCCTCTTTATCCAAGAGCGACTTAAAAAGGTTTTTATagcactgtactgtactgtttatttttactatttttatcaTTACTCTTTAAGTTAGTTTGAAATTTCATTCCCAACTCCAGCGCCAATAAGGCGAAATATTTggaatacattatattaaatttgtCGCCTATTCTAATATCTTAATTCCATGTATGCATACAAGTACACCGATATGTTTTTCACTGAGGTCCTTGTAACTAAGCCTACGCAGTTTGACACATTGAGACAGGTGGTCACTTAGGTAGCATTTGATGACACCAGAAAACAGGTCGATTACTATTCCAAATAGTCATTTGGCACGTTTTACTGCCACTGATCGTAGGCCTATCGCCACATGATTTAAACGCTCATATCACTGGCTTTGCACAACGTCTGCGCCCACCGCCAAAAACGCGTCGATATCAGGCCCGTCGTCTGCACAACAAATATCAACAAATCACTGTCGCAGATCATTCAAATACGTCATTGACCAAATGAATTATTGagtaaaatgtagtttaaaacatgtttaatgcATTTACAAGGAAATGTATATTTCATTACTGAAAGAAATTTGGCCTATAGCAACATTATGTGGAATATTGCATACAGTAgagagtacaaaataaaagcaactGTTTACACGTTATTTCTGATTTACGAGTTTTAGTAGAGCAAAaatgtattaggcctattttctAAGTTCTTACGTAATATTCATTCGCCGTTAcggtacctaaagagccaacatcGGCAATGGTTCAAGGCCGcccgctcctagttctggtggtggaacaatcttctcggataaggactatatgaacggtaggtccagtgtacagtCCTGTGTGCACTTAAAAAGAACCCAGTTCGACATCATTCGAGAAGAGTGGAGTTACCCAGGTGAACTGGTTCaaaaaatagcccctgtatcaaaGGGCATCACCACcgatctgataggacagtgattaatttactattggtaatccttggcaaCATTGcgtaaagacataaaataaattttaagaaataaatagTCAATTTGTCTCGGATATAATCGTTATTAAAATAAGATCCATAATAGGCccaacattaaaatatattgcaaCGACGGTCGCCTATTTGCAATTAAGACTATGTCtatttgataattaattaatattttaatggctAATCGAAAATACTGCGAATAAGCACGGTGTGCCGAAGTTAAAAGACGGTGCCAAAAATATTATCGCCAGAATATGATCAAACGAGCG
The window above is part of the Antedon mediterranea chromosome 10, ecAntMedi1.1, whole genome shotgun sequence genome. Proteins encoded here:
- the LOC140060468 gene encoding uncharacterized protein; translated protein: MRLIIFVTLVCHVTSFPWSFNHFNFNRREELAEQNKLKGDENTYVAGGAGEGKQNIGEFGKLANKQVAIPEIGIHGFDTPPNPCPGQQLSKGYSLVKSVIYPNLKCSCAESWDENDEFSDCTQSSQCCLPNMPNTAQFVNKYQEVPKDNDMDEGFLGDFHIDGLKRSTLVAKKSPQMTINKRGYNTWNRNNIGLKQRRINPYVMADSHLRNVVAKKSPKYAAALPAM